A single genomic interval of Hydractinia symbiolongicarpus strain clone_291-10 chromosome 8, HSymV2.1, whole genome shotgun sequence harbors:
- the LOC130654524 gene encoding EGF domain-specific O-linked N-acetylglucosamine transferase-like isoform X1 has protein sequence MLEKPLYDMFLVELFLVIIQFTYHYDKVFVLGADNVPHEHLKYYKKDLQECHINEATCQHQKKCWGYEKDCKVEDYFSYPVCDDIHHGWAKTLEEQQLVFWNQADFGYVKKRLDTMKFICKPVNEIDSSLKCSQNWDYCAATNLYMDFRRKDFSINERFHENFFNERELSGSCSINKDLIQKGVKHKGELQSWYAELNTFSTSEKNHIVDETCDEVVTKPTIFMKLDAGVNMYHHFCDFLNLYASQHVNRSFSTDIFIVMWDTSSLPYGDIFPEVWNAFTRHPLKRLSDFAGKKVCFKDAMFAMLPRMVYGLFYNTPLVQHCRKSGLFKAFSEHVLHRLNITRSEYEEDAIRITLLKRSTKYRKIINEEELIGAMTRVKGIKVTPVDYKYREMNFLEQLKISRNTDIFIGMHGAGLTHSLFLPDWGVLFEIYNTEDAGCYKDLAHLRGLKYLTWEHKELLFQQDKGHHPTLGEHPKFTNYAFNVDEFMRLLTIGIKHVLTKRPHSDV, from the exons ATGCTTGAGAAACCATTGTATGATATGTTTTTAGTTGAGTTGTTTCTGGTAATAATTCAGTTCACCTATCACTACGATAAGGTGTTTGTCCTTGGTGCTGATAATGTTCCCCATGAGCatttaaaatattacaaaaaagatCTACAAGAATGTCATATCAATGAAGCCACATGTCAG CATCAGAAAAAATGCTGGGGATACGAAAAAGACTGCAAAGTTGAAGATTACTTCTCTTATCCTGTGTGTGACGATATTCATCATGGATG GGCCAAGACATTAGAAGAGCAACAACTAGTGTTTTGGAATCAGGCTGATTTTGGTTATGTTAAGAAAAGGCTTGACACCATGAAGTTCATATGTAAACCTGTAAATGAG attGATTCCTCCCTAAAATGTAGTCAAAATTGGGACTACTGTGCAGCTACTAATCTCTATATGGACTTCAGAAGGAAAGATTTTTCAATCAATGAAAG GTTCCATGAAAATTTTTTCAATGAAAGAGAGCTTAGTGGTTCCTGTAGCATAAATAAAGATTTAATCCAAAAGGGTGTGAAGCATAAAGGAGAATTGCAGTCTTG GTATGCAGAATTAAACACGTTTTCAACTtcagaaaaaaatcatattGTTGATGAAACCTGTGATGAAGTTGTAACAAAGCCAACAATATTTATGAAACTTGATGCAG GTGTAAATATGTATCATCACTTTTGTGATTTTCTCAATTTGTACGCATCACAGCATGTAAATAGAAGCTTCTCAACTGATATCTTTATTGTTATGTGGGATACT TCTAGCTTACCATACGGTGATATATTTCCAGAAGTTTGGAATGCTTTCACTAGACATCCTTTAAAACGACTAAGTGATTTTGCTGGCAAAAAG GTCTGTTTTAAAGATGCCATGTTTGCAATGCTTCCTAGAATGGTTTATGGTTTGTTTTATAATACTCCATTG gTTCAACATTGTCGTAAAAGTGGGTTGTTTAAAGCTTTTTCAGAACATGTCTTACATCGTTTGAATATCACACGAAGCGAGTATGAA GAGGATGCAATTCGAATAACGTTGCTTAAGCGAAGTACAAAATACAGGAAGATAATTAACGAAGAGGAG TTGATTGGTGCTATGACTCGTGTGAAGGGAATCAAAGTTACACCTGTTGATTATAAATACAG GGAAATGAATTTTTTGGAACAGCTAAAG ATTTCGCGTAACACGGACATCTTTATCGGAATGCATGGTGCTGGCTTGACACACTCGTTGTTTCTACCTGATTGGGGAGTGCTGTTTGAAAT TTACAACACTGAAGATGCTGGCTGTTACAAAGATTTGGCACACCTGAG aggtttaaaatatttgacgtGGGAACACAAGGAACTACTTTTTCAACAAGATAAG GGACACCACCCTACACTTGGAGAGCATCCAAAATTTACTAATTACGCTTTTAATGTTGATGAGTTTATGCGTTTGTTGACTATCGGTATAAAACACGTGTTAACGAAGCGACCTCATAGTGACGTATGA
- the LOC130654524 gene encoding EGF domain-specific O-linked N-acetylglucosamine transferase-like isoform X2: MLEKPLYDMFLVELFLVIIQFTYHYDKVFVLGADNVPHEHLKYYKKDLQECHINEATCQHQKKCWGYEKDCKVEDYFSYPVCDDIHHGWAKTLEEQQLVFWNQADFGYVKKRLDTMKFICKPVNEIDSSLKCSQNWDYCAATNLYMDFRRKDFSINERFHENFFNERELSGSCSINKDLIQKGVKHKGELQSWYAELNTFSTSEKNHIVDETCDEVVTKPTIFMKLDAGVNMYHHFCDFLNLYASQHVNRSFSTDIFIVMWDTSSLPYGDIFPEVWNAFTRHPLKRLSDFAGKKVCFKDAMFAMLPRMVYGLFYNTPLVQHCRKSGLFKAFSEHVLHRLNITRSEYEEDAIRITLLKRSTKYRKIINEEELIGAMTRVKGIKVTPVDYKYREMNFLEQLKISRNTDIFIGMHGAGLTHSLFLPDWGVLFEIYNTEDAGCYKDLAHLRGLKYLTWEHKELLFQQDKTNDHYTICFITK; encoded by the exons ATGCTTGAGAAACCATTGTATGATATGTTTTTAGTTGAGTTGTTTCTGGTAATAATTCAGTTCACCTATCACTACGATAAGGTGTTTGTCCTTGGTGCTGATAATGTTCCCCATGAGCatttaaaatattacaaaaaagatCTACAAGAATGTCATATCAATGAAGCCACATGTCAG CATCAGAAAAAATGCTGGGGATACGAAAAAGACTGCAAAGTTGAAGATTACTTCTCTTATCCTGTGTGTGACGATATTCATCATGGATG GGCCAAGACATTAGAAGAGCAACAACTAGTGTTTTGGAATCAGGCTGATTTTGGTTATGTTAAGAAAAGGCTTGACACCATGAAGTTCATATGTAAACCTGTAAATGAG attGATTCCTCCCTAAAATGTAGTCAAAATTGGGACTACTGTGCAGCTACTAATCTCTATATGGACTTCAGAAGGAAAGATTTTTCAATCAATGAAAG GTTCCATGAAAATTTTTTCAATGAAAGAGAGCTTAGTGGTTCCTGTAGCATAAATAAAGATTTAATCCAAAAGGGTGTGAAGCATAAAGGAGAATTGCAGTCTTG GTATGCAGAATTAAACACGTTTTCAACTtcagaaaaaaatcatattGTTGATGAAACCTGTGATGAAGTTGTAACAAAGCCAACAATATTTATGAAACTTGATGCAG GTGTAAATATGTATCATCACTTTTGTGATTTTCTCAATTTGTACGCATCACAGCATGTAAATAGAAGCTTCTCAACTGATATCTTTATTGTTATGTGGGATACT TCTAGCTTACCATACGGTGATATATTTCCAGAAGTTTGGAATGCTTTCACTAGACATCCTTTAAAACGACTAAGTGATTTTGCTGGCAAAAAG GTCTGTTTTAAAGATGCCATGTTTGCAATGCTTCCTAGAATGGTTTATGGTTTGTTTTATAATACTCCATTG gTTCAACATTGTCGTAAAAGTGGGTTGTTTAAAGCTTTTTCAGAACATGTCTTACATCGTTTGAATATCACACGAAGCGAGTATGAA GAGGATGCAATTCGAATAACGTTGCTTAAGCGAAGTACAAAATACAGGAAGATAATTAACGAAGAGGAG TTGATTGGTGCTATGACTCGTGTGAAGGGAATCAAAGTTACACCTGTTGATTATAAATACAG GGAAATGAATTTTTTGGAACAGCTAAAG ATTTCGCGTAACACGGACATCTTTATCGGAATGCATGGTGCTGGCTTGACACACTCGTTGTTTCTACCTGATTGGGGAGTGCTGTTTGAAAT TTACAACACTGAAGATGCTGGCTGTTACAAAGATTTGGCACACCTGAG aggtttaaaatatttgacgtGGGAACACAAGGAACTACTTTTTCAACAAGATAAG actAACGACCATTACACAATATGCTTTATAACAAAGTAA